A part of Lacibacter sp. H407 genomic DNA contains:
- a CDS encoding AraC family transcriptional regulator, which yields MSTTLHIKNMVCDRCVMVVRQQLDELQLDYKNIQLGEVELSENPYQAQLDQLRLNLEKQGFELLDDKRSKTVEKIKTTIVSLIHGKDADELNLKLSVILEEKLGMDYHYLSTLFSSVEGITIEKYSILQRIEKVKELLMYDEKNLSDIAFELGYSSVQHLSQQFKKVTGLTPTHFKQVKDNRRKPLDKINS from the coding sequence ATGAGTACAACGCTTCATATCAAAAATATGGTGTGCGACCGCTGCGTAATGGTGGTGCGGCAGCAATTGGATGAGTTGCAGTTGGACTATAAAAATATTCAGTTGGGTGAAGTGGAGTTGAGCGAAAATCCCTATCAGGCTCAACTCGATCAACTACGATTAAACTTAGAAAAGCAGGGCTTTGAATTACTTGATGATAAGCGATCCAAGACGGTTGAAAAAATAAAAACAACCATCGTTTCATTGATACATGGAAAAGATGCAGATGAGTTGAATCTAAAACTATCTGTTATACTTGAAGAAAAACTCGGGATGGATTACCATTACCTCAGTACATTGTTTTCATCGGTAGAAGGAATTACGATTGAAAAGTACAGCATCCTTCAACGAATCGAAAAAGTGAAAGAACTCTTGATGTACGACGAAAAAAATCTCAGTGATATTGCATTTGAATTGGGCTATAGCAGCGTACAACATCTGTCACAACAGTTTAAAAAAGTTACAGGTTTAACTCCCACACACTTCAAACAAGTGAAAGATAACAGGCGCAAACCGCTTGACAAGATCAACTCCTGA
- the xylA gene encoding xylose isomerase — protein MTVVTGQTEFFKGIPQIKFEGAGTDNPLAFRWYDENRIVAGKSMKEWLRFACAYWHSFVGSGADPFGEPTHIFPWDSKSDAVERAKDKADAAFEFITKLNLPYYCFHDVDVVDYTNDINENDRRLQALTQYLGEKQAASGVKLLWGTANLFSNRRYMNGAATNPDFHVLTHGAAQVKAALDATIALGGENYVFWGGREGYMSLLNTNMQREKEHLARFLHTAKDYARKNGFKGTFFIEPKPCEPSKHQYDYDCETVIGFLRQYDLLNDFKINIEVNHATLAGHTFQHELQVAADAGVLGSMDANRGDYQNGWDTDQFPNNVNELVEAMLVVVEAGGLAGGGINFDAKIRRNSTDPEDLFHAHIGGMDTFARSLIIADDILQKSDYKKIRTDRYASFDSGKGKEFEEGKLSLEDLRAYALENGEPAAKSGKQEYLENIVNRFI, from the coding sequence ATGACAGTAGTAACAGGACAAACAGAATTTTTCAAGGGTATTCCTCAAATCAAATTTGAAGGAGCAGGAACCGATAACCCATTGGCATTTCGCTGGTATGATGAAAACAGGATCGTAGCCGGTAAGAGTATGAAAGAATGGTTACGGTTTGCCTGTGCTTACTGGCACAGCTTTGTAGGCAGCGGTGCAGATCCGTTTGGCGAACCAACGCATATTTTTCCATGGGATTCGAAGAGCGATGCAGTTGAGCGTGCAAAAGATAAAGCTGATGCTGCATTTGAATTTATCACCAAATTGAATCTGCCTTATTATTGTTTTCATGATGTGGACGTGGTGGATTATACCAACGACATCAATGAAAATGATCGCAGGCTTCAGGCATTAACACAATACCTCGGCGAAAAGCAGGCAGCAAGTGGTGTAAAGCTTTTATGGGGTACTGCCAACCTGTTTTCAAACCGCCGTTACATGAATGGTGCTGCTACCAATCCCGATTTTCATGTGCTCACTCACGGAGCAGCACAAGTGAAAGCGGCATTGGATGCAACCATTGCATTGGGTGGTGAGAACTATGTGTTCTGGGGTGGACGTGAAGGATATATGAGCTTGCTCAATACCAACATGCAACGTGAAAAAGAACATCTTGCCCGTTTCTTACACACAGCAAAAGATTATGCACGCAAAAATGGTTTTAAAGGAACGTTCTTTATTGAGCCAAAACCTTGTGAACCAAGCAAGCATCAATACGATTATGATTGTGAAACAGTGATTGGCTTTTTACGTCAGTACGATCTGTTGAATGATTTCAAAATTAACATTGAAGTAAACCATGCAACATTAGCCGGTCATACATTCCAACATGAATTACAGGTAGCTGCTGATGCAGGTGTGCTTGGTTCAATGGATGCCAACCGTGGCGATTATCAAAACGGCTGGGATACTGATCAGTTCCCGAATAATGTAAATGAATTAGTAGAAGCAATGCTGGTGGTTGTTGAAGCCGGTGGTCTTGCAGGTGGAGGTATCAACTTCGATGCGAAGATCCGCCGTAACAGTACCGATCCGGAAGATCTGTTCCATGCTCACATTGGTGGTATGGATACATTTGCCCGTTCACTCATTATTGCAGATGATATTTTACAGAAATCTGATTACAAAAAAATCAGAACTGATCGTTACGCTTCATTTGATAGTGGTAAAGGAAAAGAATTTGAAGAAGGGAAACTTTCGCTGGAAGATCTGCGTGCTTATGCATTAGAAAACGGTGAACCTGCAGCGAAAAGCGGCAAACAGGAATATCTGGAAAATATTGTGAACCGCTTTATTTAA
- a CDS encoding thermonuclease family protein, translating to MRLLLIYILLMTISAIPISRTTVLKGKAVKIIDGDTFDLLVGTTLHRIRLAGIDAPEKKQDFSNASKQLLAQLCNGQLLTVVVTDVDRNKRKIAELYDAQKKWINKELVLQGMAWHFKQYSSNRELANAELLARKKEWDCGL from the coding sequence ATGCGATTATTGTTGATTTACATTTTATTGATGACTATCTCTGCAATACCGATCAGTCGTACAACTGTATTGAAAGGAAAGGCGGTGAAGATTATTGATGGTGATACATTCGATTTGTTGGTTGGCACAACCCTTCATCGCATTCGACTCGCTGGTATTGATGCGCCTGAAAAGAAACAGGATTTTTCCAATGCATCGAAGCAATTGCTGGCTCAATTGTGCAATGGTCAGCTGTTAACGGTTGTGGTAACAGATGTTGATCGTAACAAGCGAAAAATTGCTGAGCTGTATGATGCACAAAAGAAATGGATCAACAAAGAGCTGGTGTTGCAGGGTATGGCATGGCACTTCAAGCAATACTCATCGAACAGGGAATTGGCAAATGCTGAGTTGCTGGCAAGAAAAAAAGAGTGGGATTGTGGTCTGTAA
- the uxuA gene encoding mannonate dehydratase: MLMHQTMRWYGPNDPVSLADIRQAGCAGVVTALHHVPVGDIWTSDEILLRKQLIEDAGMTWTVIESLPVSDDIKRQSGNYMYHIENYKASLRNIAACGLKVVTYNFMPVLDWLRTDIAYPMPDGSTALYFNRIDYVIFDLFLLQRPDAIADYSAEEIARANERFGAMDKEQRTKLFSNMMLGLPGSDDAFTPEQVLTELKKYEGITVAKLKEHLFYFLQQVVPVAEECGLKMAIHPDDPPYSVLGLPRIMSTEQDAADLLAAVPSPANGLCFCTGSFGARKDNNVPAMLKRFGDNIHFLHLRNTKRDAEGNFFEADHLAGDTEMFDVIKEIVLLQRRRNISLPMRPDHGHQMLDDLKKKTYPGYSAIGRLKGLAELRGVEYALDKAL; the protein is encoded by the coding sequence ATGTTGATGCATCAAACCATGCGCTGGTATGGACCAAATGATCCGGTAAGTTTAGCTGACATTCGCCAGGCCGGTTGTGCAGGTGTTGTTACAGCTCTTCATCATGTGCCTGTTGGCGACATCTGGACAAGCGATGAGATCCTCCTCCGTAAACAACTGATCGAAGATGCAGGTATGACGTGGACGGTAATCGAAAGTCTGCCTGTGAGTGATGATATCAAACGTCAGTCGGGCAACTATATGTATCACATAGAAAACTATAAAGCAAGCTTGCGTAATATCGCCGCTTGCGGATTGAAAGTGGTAACGTATAATTTTATGCCGGTGCTCGATTGGTTACGTACAGATATTGCCTACCCGATGCCGGACGGCAGTACAGCACTTTATTTCAACCGAATTGATTACGTAATTTTTGATTTGTTCTTATTACAACGCCCTGATGCAATTGCGGATTATTCAGCAGAAGAGATTGCAAGAGCGAATGAACGCTTTGGTGCGATGGATAAGGAACAACGTACAAAACTCTTCAGCAATATGATGCTGGGCCTTCCCGGCAGTGATGATGCATTTACGCCAGAACAGGTATTGACAGAATTAAAAAAATACGAAGGCATTACTGTTGCAAAACTCAAAGAACATTTGTTTTATTTTTTACAACAGGTGGTTCCGGTTGCCGAAGAATGCGGTTTGAAAATGGCGATTCATCCCGACGATCCTCCCTACTCTGTGTTGGGCCTGCCACGTATTATGAGTACGGAACAGGATGCTGCTGATCTGTTAGCTGCAGTTCCTTCACCTGCAAACGGATTGTGTTTCTGCACAGGTTCGTTTGGTGCAAGGAAGGATAATAATGTTCCTGCCATGTTGAAACGTTTTGGTGACAACATTCATTTTCTTCATTTACGGAATACCAAGCGTGATGCAGAAGGAAATTTTTTCGAAGCCGATCATTTAGCTGGTGATACAGAAATGTTTGATGTAATCAAAGAAATTGTATTACTGCAACGCAGAAGAAATATTTCACTTCCGATGCGTCCCGATCACGGTCATCAAATGCTCGACGATCTCAAGAAGAAAACATATCCCGGTTATTCTGCAATTGGCCGCTTAAAAGGTTTGGCTGAATTGAGAGGGGTAGAATATGCATTGGATAAAGCGCTTTAA
- a CDS encoding xylulokinase, which translates to MLLLGIDIGTSSIKVSVVDAQTQERIVSVSYPETETEIISKQPGWAEQSPLNWWEHTQQAILKANATKKYNPIDIQAIGISYQMHGLVVLDKNNNVLRDSIIWCDSRAVEIGNQAFDEIGPSKSLQHLLNSPGNFTASKLAWVKQHEPALYEQISKIMLPGDYIALQLTGSATTSISALSEGVFWDFVKNELSEDVFNHYGFSKSVIPEIRDVFTEHGQLSPANAATLGLKSGIPVTYKAGDQPNNALSLNVLEAGEVAATAGTSGVIYGVSDQLTFDPQSRINSFAHVNHTATQKRIGVLLCINGTGILNRWVKNTTGNQSYKEMNEAAATVSIGSNGLFVLPFGNGAERMLENKIAGAHVQQLDLNIHTNAHLYRASQEGIAFAFRYGLDIMRENKMNPSIIRAGKANMFLSDVFTKAFVNTLNIPVELHNCDGSVGAALGAGIGAGIYKHPKEAFSHATPLAVVEPDGTAQQYNALYEEWNTLLQKQLS; encoded by the coding sequence ATGTTGTTATTAGGAATTGATATTGGTACTTCATCTATAAAAGTGTCGGTTGTTGATGCGCAAACGCAGGAGCGTATTGTGTCGGTGAGTTATCCCGAAACTGAAACGGAGATCATTTCAAAACAACCCGGCTGGGCCGAACAGTCACCTCTCAATTGGTGGGAACATACACAGCAGGCAATTTTAAAAGCGAACGCAACGAAAAAATATAACCCGATCGATATTCAAGCGATTGGCATCTCCTACCAGATGCATGGATTGGTAGTGCTTGATAAAAACAACAACGTGTTGCGTGACAGCATCATCTGGTGCGATAGTCGTGCAGTTGAAATCGGTAACCAGGCATTCGATGAAATTGGTCCATCAAAATCATTACAACATTTATTAAACTCACCGGGCAATTTCACGGCAAGCAAACTGGCTTGGGTAAAACAACATGAACCTGCTCTTTACGAACAGATCAGTAAAATCATGTTGCCGGGCGATTATATTGCTTTGCAACTAACGGGCTCTGCCACAACAAGTATCTCTGCATTATCGGAAGGCGTGTTCTGGGATTTTGTGAAGAATGAATTGTCGGAAGATGTGTTCAATCATTATGGTTTTAGTAAATCAGTAATCCCTGAAATCAGAGATGTGTTTACCGAACACGGACAGCTTTCACCTGCAAACGCTGCGACGCTGGGATTAAAATCAGGAATACCTGTTACCTACAAAGCAGGTGATCAACCAAATAATGCACTCTCATTGAATGTACTGGAAGCTGGTGAAGTAGCAGCCACGGCTGGTACAAGTGGTGTAATTTATGGAGTGAGCGATCAGCTTACGTTTGATCCGCAATCACGTATCAATAGTTTTGCACATGTTAACCATACCGCAACACAAAAGCGTATTGGGGTGTTACTTTGCATCAATGGAACCGGTATTCTCAACCGTTGGGTAAAAAACACAACCGGAAATCAATCATACAAAGAAATGAATGAAGCTGCAGCAACGGTTTCAATTGGCAGCAATGGTTTATTCGTACTCCCGTTTGGCAATGGCGCAGAGCGAATGCTTGAAAATAAAATTGCGGGCGCACATGTGCAGCAACTTGATCTCAACATTCATACAAATGCGCATCTGTACCGTGCTTCGCAGGAAGGCATCGCATTCGCATTCCGCTATGGCCTGGATATTATGCGGGAAAATAAAATGAATCCGTCGATCATTCGTGCAGGCAAAGCCAATATGTTTTTAAGCGATGTGTTTACCAAAGCATTTGTAAATACATTGAATATACCGGTAGAGCTGCACAATTGTGATGGAAGTGTAGGTGCAGCGTTGGGTGCAGGTATTGGTGCAGGTATTTACAAACATCCGAAAGAAGCATTCAGCCATGCAACACCATTAGCTGTGGTTGAACCAGACGGTACAGCACAACAGTATAATGCTTTATATGAAGAATGGAATACATTGCTTCAGAAACAACTGAGTTAA
- a CDS encoding MFS transporter — protein MQQAIGKYRWTICALLFFATTVNYLDRQVLSLLQPVLAERFNWSNSDYANITAVFQFGYAISMLFAGRFIDKLGTKKGYAWAIIIWSIGAILHALAIPIGQSAATVLGFLGMASVSVSVVGFMIGRAVLALGEAGNFPAAIKATAEYFPKKERSFATGIFNSGANVGAILAPLTVPWIGANWGWEMAFILIGATGFLWLIFWLIFYDKATEQKRLSKAEFDYINSDKEDQVVSTDAKVEKVSWTKLLGYKQTWAFTFGKFMTDGVWWFFLFWLPAYLKAQYGMTSLEIALPLTVLYSMTMFGSIGGGWFPVYYFKKGYSPYDGRMKAMFLIALIPLVVLFAQPFGGYSFWVPVILIGIGASAHQAWSANIFTTVSDMFPKKAIGSVVGIGGMAGGLGGVIMSKLGGYLFDSYKAAGIADAWVKAKADGLGDYLSKIQNMKLVNKYGDSIDLNQSELSGLAKEVSDQLKTVDAASFDQLLQLQKPLVLAQMTTSYTIMFAICAVAYLIAWLVMKSLVPKYKVIDDL, from the coding sequence ATGCAACAAGCCATAGGTAAATACAGGTGGACGATCTGTGCTCTACTCTTCTTTGCTACCACAGTGAACTATCTCGACAGACAGGTATTGAGTTTATTACAACCTGTATTAGCAGAACGTTTCAACTGGAGCAACAGTGATTATGCAAACATCACCGCAGTATTTCAATTTGGCTATGCCATCAGTATGTTGTTTGCCGGAAGGTTTATTGATAAGCTTGGCACAAAGAAAGGTTATGCATGGGCCATCATCATCTGGAGCATAGGTGCTATTCTGCATGCGTTGGCTATTCCAATTGGTCAGTCGGCCGCTACCGTTCTTGGTTTTTTAGGTATGGCATCCGTTAGTGTATCCGTTGTTGGTTTTATGATCGGTCGTGCTGTACTTGCACTTGGTGAAGCCGGTAACTTTCCTGCAGCTATTAAAGCAACAGCCGAATATTTTCCGAAGAAAGAACGTTCTTTTGCAACAGGTATCTTCAACTCAGGTGCAAACGTAGGTGCTATTCTTGCACCATTGACAGTTCCTTGGATCGGTGCAAACTGGGGATGGGAAATGGCTTTTATTTTAATTGGCGCAACCGGATTTTTATGGTTGATCTTCTGGTTAATTTTTTATGATAAAGCAACCGAACAAAAACGTTTAAGCAAAGCTGAGTTCGATTATATCAACAGCGATAAAGAAGACCAGGTTGTTTCAACGGATGCAAAAGTTGAAAAAGTTTCATGGACAAAACTCTTAGGCTATAAACAAACATGGGCGTTTACGTTTGGTAAGTTTATGACCGATGGTGTGTGGTGGTTCTTTCTGTTCTGGTTGCCTGCTTACTTAAAAGCACAATACGGGATGACGAGTTTAGAAATTGCTCTTCCGTTAACTGTTCTTTACAGTATGACAATGTTTGGCAGCATTGGTGGTGGTTGGTTCCCTGTTTATTATTTCAAGAAAGGATATTCACCATACGATGGTCGGATGAAAGCAATGTTTTTGATTGCACTTATTCCATTGGTCGTATTATTTGCACAGCCGTTTGGTGGTTATAGTTTTTGGGTTCCGGTAATTCTGATCGGTATTGGTGCATCTGCACACCAGGCATGGAGTGCCAACATCTTTACTACAGTAAGTGATATGTTTCCAAAAAAAGCAATTGGCTCGGTGGTGGGTATCGGTGGTATGGCAGGTGGCTTAGGTGGTGTGATTATGTCGAAGCTTGGAGGTTATTTGTTTGATAGTTATAAAGCAGCCGGTATTGCTGATGCATGGGTAAAAGCAAAAGCAGATGGGCTGGGCGATTATCTTTCGAAGATCCAGAATATGAAGCTGGTAAATAAATATGGCGATTCAATTGATCTGAATCAATCTGAATTGAGTGGACTTGCAAAAGAAGTATCAGATCAATTGAAAACAGTAGATGCTGCTTCGTTTGATCAGTTGCTGCAATTGCAAAAACCATTGGTGCTGGCACAAATGACCACCTCTTATACAATTATGTTTGCCATTTGTGCAGTTGCATATTTGATTGCGTGGTTGGTAATGAAATCCTTAGTGCCAAAGTATAAGGTGATCGATGACTTATAA
- a CDS encoding heavy metal translocating P-type ATPase, protein MIHEATYPEVKKKSQKSGDFIKETFPVLEMTCAACAVSVESMLQSVEGVKNAGVNFANQDAWVEYDPAVATPAMLQNTVRSIGYDLVIEKENQQEVKEAAQEKQYQAIRQRTIWSSILSVPIVVIGMFLMDMPYANWIMLILATPVVGYFGRSFFVNAYKQATHRKANMDTLVALSTGIAYLFSAFNTFYPSFWHNRGLHAHVYFEAAAVVIAFISLGKMLEEKAKSNTSSAIKKLMGLQPKTVTLLLPDQQTKEIPVSEVKINDVLLVKPGEKIPVDGRLTGGESFVDESMITGEPIPVEKKANDAVFAGTINQKGSFRFKAEKVGAATLLAQIIKMVQQAQGSKAPVQKLVDKIAGIFVPVVIGISILTFIIWMIVGGEQAFTHALLTSITVLVIACPCALGLATPTAIMVGVGKGAENNILIKDAESLELAHKVDAVILDKTGTITEGKPRVTDMVLDPAVNQQDVKNILFSIEQQSEHPLAEAVTQYLEEQNSKAVSVQQFESITGKGIAAKYQQKKYVVGNSRLMQEREIRIPENLQQQVTQLQEQAKTVLLFAEGQLVIGIIAIADRVKEGSKQAIATLEQQGIEVYMLTGDNQQTAKAIAAEVGLKHYKAEVLPADKAAFVETLQKQGKTVAMVGDGINDSHALAQADVSIAMGKGSDIAMDVAKMTLITSDLNSIPKALKLSDKTVRTIKQNLFWAFIYNLVGIPIAAGILYPINGFLLDPMLAGAAMALSSVSVVSNSLRLKLATL, encoded by the coding sequence ATGATACACGAAGCCACCTATCCGGAAGTAAAAAAGAAATCACAAAAGTCAGGTGATTTTATCAAAGAAACATTTCCTGTTCTTGAAATGACCTGTGCGGCTTGTGCCGTGAGTGTGGAATCGATGTTGCAATCGGTAGAAGGTGTAAAAAATGCTGGTGTAAACTTTGCCAATCAGGATGCATGGGTTGAATACGATCCGGCTGTTGCAACGCCTGCCATGTTGCAAAATACAGTCCGCTCGATTGGTTATGATCTGGTGATTGAAAAAGAAAATCAACAGGAAGTAAAAGAAGCTGCACAGGAAAAACAATACCAAGCCATCCGGCAACGAACCATTTGGTCAAGTATACTTTCAGTACCCATTGTTGTGATCGGCATGTTTTTGATGGATATGCCGTATGCCAACTGGATCATGCTGATATTGGCAACACCGGTAGTTGGTTATTTTGGCCGAAGCTTTTTTGTAAACGCATATAAACAGGCAACACATCGCAAAGCCAATATGGATACGCTGGTTGCGTTGAGTACAGGTATTGCTTATTTGTTTAGTGCATTCAATACGTTCTATCCTTCGTTTTGGCACAACCGTGGTTTACATGCGCATGTTTATTTTGAAGCAGCCGCCGTTGTAATTGCATTTATTTCATTGGGTAAAATGCTGGAAGAAAAAGCAAAATCAAATACTTCCTCTGCTATTAAAAAATTAATGGGGCTGCAACCGAAAACAGTTACTCTCTTATTGCCAGATCAGCAAACAAAAGAAATACCGGTGAGCGAGGTAAAGATCAATGATGTGTTGTTGGTAAAGCCCGGTGAAAAAATTCCGGTGGATGGAAGATTGACTGGAGGCGAATCATTTGTAGATGAAAGTATGATCACCGGTGAGCCAATTCCCGTAGAGAAGAAAGCAAATGATGCAGTATTTGCCGGCACCATCAATCAAAAAGGAAGTTTTCGTTTCAAAGCAGAGAAAGTAGGAGCTGCAACCTTGCTGGCACAAATTATAAAAATGGTGCAACAGGCACAAGGCAGTAAAGCGCCCGTACAAAAACTGGTTGATAAAATTGCAGGCATTTTTGTGCCGGTTGTGATCGGTATTTCAATTCTTACGTTTATCATTTGGATGATCGTTGGTGGCGAACAGGCTTTTACGCATGCGTTGTTAACTTCTATTACCGTATTGGTGATTGCTTGTCCCTGTGCATTGGGGTTGGCTACACCAACTGCCATTATGGTGGGCGTTGGTAAAGGAGCAGAAAATAATATACTGATCAAAGATGCGGAGAGTCTTGAACTGGCGCATAAAGTAGATGCAGTGATACTTGATAAAACAGGAACCATTACAGAAGGGAAACCAAGAGTAACCGATATGGTATTAGATCCGGCAGTAAATCAACAGGACGTAAAAAATATTTTATTTTCAATTGAACAGCAATCGGAACATCCCTTGGCAGAAGCTGTGACACAGTACCTGGAAGAACAAAACAGCAAAGCTGTTTCAGTACAACAGTTTGAAAGTATTACAGGCAAAGGGATTGCTGCAAAGTATCAGCAAAAGAAATATGTTGTTGGTAACAGCAGGCTGATGCAGGAAAGAGAAATACGCATTCCTGAAAATTTACAACAGCAGGTTACGCAGTTACAGGAGCAGGCAAAAACAGTGTTGTTGTTTGCAGAAGGCCAATTGGTAATTGGTATTATTGCGATAGCCGATCGTGTAAAGGAGGGTTCAAAGCAAGCCATTGCAACACTGGAGCAACAAGGTATTGAAGTGTATATGCTCACGGGCGATAATCAACAAACGGCAAAAGCAATTGCTGCAGAAGTAGGGTTGAAGCATTACAAGGCAGAAGTATTGCCGGCTGATAAAGCAGCTTTTGTTGAAACCCTACAAAAGCAAGGAAAAACGGTAGCAATGGTAGGCGATGGAATTAACGACAGTCATGCACTTGCGCAAGCCGATGTAAGTATTGCCATGGGCAAAGGGAGTGATATTGCAATGGATGTTGCAAAGATGACATTGATCACTTCTGATTTGAATAGTATTCCGAAGGCTTTGAAGCTTTCTGATAAAACAGTACGAACCATCAAACAAAATTTGTTCTGGGCATTTATTTACAACCTCGTTGGTATTCCAATTGCGGCAGGTATTTTATATCCCATCAATGGATTTTTACTTGACCCTATGCTTGCAGGTGCTGCCATGGCGCTGAGCAGCGTAAGCGTTGTAAGTAACAGCTTGCGCTTGAAACTTGCAACACTCTAA
- a CDS encoding helix-turn-helix transcriptional regulator translates to MPVNKSAAIRYRIIDRCLRNRQHKYPTKEYIRQRCMEELYGDMADDISVSTIEKDMIAMREDAGLGYFAPIKYDRLHKGYFYEDAEYSIDGMSLNEDESEALRSAAHTLSLFADVPLFENLKEAIEKINTRLSLSANLEDPSINQYVQFEKPVTQKGKDWIKPLYETIVNRLPITFTYFNIYKNETRSHELEPYLLKEVRNKWYLIGWTNKHNNFTTYALDRITGLEKGTKAFKYRRDFNPDDFFKYSTGIMEGPKPKEKVVMEVYGPASRMLQVSPMHHTQQIIKESNDKLVVELEVTVTEEFVHQLLGICNEMKVIKPASLKKRMKEELKKAMGYY, encoded by the coding sequence ATGCCTGTAAACAAAAGTGCCGCTATCCGCTATCGCATCATCGATCGTTGTTTGCGTAACCGTCAACACAAATACCCTACGAAGGAATACATCCGTCAGCGGTGTATGGAAGAGTTATACGGCGATATGGCAGATGACATTTCAGTTTCCACCATTGAAAAGGATATGATCGCCATGCGTGAAGATGCGGGACTGGGTTATTTTGCTCCCATTAAATACGATCGTTTACACAAAGGTTATTTTTATGAAGATGCTGAGTACAGCATCGATGGCATGTCGTTGAATGAAGATGAGAGTGAAGCGTTACGCAGCGCCGCACATACGCTGAGTTTATTTGCCGATGTTCCGCTGTTTGAAAATCTGAAAGAAGCGATTGAAAAGATCAATACCCGTTTATCGCTTTCAGCAAATCTTGAAGACCCTTCGATTAATCAATATGTACAGTTTGAAAAACCGGTGACACAAAAGGGGAAAGACTGGATCAAACCATTGTATGAAACCATTGTCAACCGGTTGCCGATCACGTTTACCTATTTCAATATTTACAAAAACGAAACACGTTCACACGAACTGGAACCCTACTTGTTGAAAGAAGTGCGTAACAAATGGTATCTCATCGGCTGGACGAATAAGCACAACAATTTTACTACCTATGCACTCGACCGTATCACTGGTTTAGAGAAGGGAACCAAAGCATTTAAATACCGTCGTGATTTTAATCCGGATGATTTCTTTAAATATTCCACCGGCATTATGGAAGGTCCAAAGCCAAAAGAGAAAGTTGTAATGGAAGTATATGGTCCTGCATCCCGCATGTTGCAGGTAAGCCCGATGCATCATACACAACAGATCATTAAAGAATCAAATGATAAACTGGTAGTTGAATTAGAAGTTACCGTGACAGAAGAGTTTGTTCATCAGCTATTGGGTATTTGTAATGAAATGAAAGTGATCAAACCTGCGTCGTTAAAAAAACGAATGAAGGAAGAACTGAAGAAAGCGATGGGGTATTATTAA
- a CDS encoding heavy-metal-associated domain-containing protein, with product MNTLTFKTNIKCSGCIATATPFLDKVAGEDNWEVDVANPEKILRIEADQSVTAEQVIKAVEEAGYKAEVVK from the coding sequence ATGAACACACTTACATTTAAAACAAACATCAAATGCTCCGGCTGTATAGCGACTGCAACTCCTTTTTTGGATAAAGTAGCTGGCGAAGATAATTGGGAAGTTGATGTTGCAAATCCTGAAAAAATACTTCGTATTGAAGCTGATCAATCGGTTACTGCCGAACAAGTGATCAAAGCTGTGGAAGAAGCAGGTTATAAAGCAGAAGTTGTAAAGTAA